A stretch of DNA from Henriciella sp. AS95:
CCGGATCTGTTCAGCCGTCAGACGGTCACCAAGATTGGTGAGTGCCGGGCCGACATCGCCCTGGAAATCAACGTCGAGGCCGTCGATCGCATGACAGAGGACGCAATGGCCGAGCGCCCGGCTGGAGAATATCTCACGGCCACGATCCGGGTCGCCAGATTTACCCTCCAGAGGGGCTGTAATGGCATCACCGCTGACCTGTACATCGCTTGCGAACTGATAAGAATTTGCCGGTTGGCAGGCAGATGATGCGAGCATGATCAAAACCGACAAGGCGACCCTCACCCGAATGCCTCTTGCGTGATGGTCTGGAACCAGGCGTCTGCTTGTGCCGCTTCAGCCGTGCGGACGCTATCGTCGGCGATTTCAGGGGAGAGCCCGCCCGCCCCTTCAATGCTGGTCAGCTTACCGTCTGCGTTGGAGTAGACGCCCGTGATCGATATCGCCTGATCGGGAGCGATGTAGGAGTAGCAGGTATTGGCAAGGACGGTGGGCTCGACATCGAGTCCGGCGACCTGACGGGCGATCTGCATGGCGCAGAATTTGGCCTGAAGATTGGCCGAAAACGCCGACTTCGGCATCGGCGCAGCGATTGTGGCATCGCCGATGACGTGGATGTCCGGCTGCAGGGTGGATGAGAAGTCCAGAGGGTTGATTGGGCACCAGCCCGTCTCGTCGCTCACGCCCGCTCGGTCGGCGATATCGCCTGCTTTCTGTGGCGGAATGATATTGGCGACGTCGGCGGTGATGTCCTCAAAGTCGGTCGAGACGGTCATCGTGGAAGGATCGACAGAGACGACGCGGCCAAAGTCTGCCGCGCCGCGCCATTCCAGATGATCTGGATAGAGCTTCGCCCAGGCATCCATAAACAGTGGCTTCTTTGAGAAGGTGTCCTTGGCATCGAGAATCAGAAGCTTGGAATCTGGCTTTTGTGTCTTGAGGTAGTGCGCGATCAAGCTGGCGCGCTCATACGGCCCCGGCGGACAGCGGAACGGCGCCAGAGGGGCAGACATGACGACCAGGCCGCCATCATCCATGGCTTCAAGCTGCTGGCGAAGGAGGGTGGTCTGCGCGCCGGCTTTCCAGGCATGGGGCATCTTTTCTGCGGCGCGTTCATCATAGCCTTCAAGCGCGCCCCATCGGATGTCGACGCCAGGCGACATGATGAGTTTGTCATAGCCCACCGTGCCGCCACCCTCAGCGAGGGTCACTGTGTGCGCGTCTGTGTCGATATCGCTCGCTGTCTGGTGGACGACGTCAACGCCGATGGCGCGCAGTGCGTCATATGTGAAGGTCTGCTGGTTTATCGATCTCTGGCCACCAATAACGAGGTTGCTGAACGGGCATGCCACGAAGGTTTCATTTGGCTCGATGAGCGTGACCGTCGCATCTGGAAGGAAGTGCTTCAGGAACTTGGCCGCTGTCGCGCCACCGAACCCACCGCCGACGATGACCAGTCGAGCCCGGGTCTGCGCGATGGCTTGCGGAGACAGGGCAGGCAAGGCGGCCGTGCCCGCGAGACCTGCGAGAAGATGGCGGCGGGAGAGGTCAAAGAGAGTGCTCATTTGGATGTCTCCGCGCCGAGATAATCGCTGACGGCCTGGATCTGATCGTCGGAGTACCCCCGGATCAGGCGGTGCATTACGGTCGTGCCGTCAACCTCCAGCTTGTATCGATCAAGCGCCGTTTTGATGGCGTCACTCGTATAATCATCAATGTCTGCGATGCCCT
This window harbors:
- the soxX gene encoding sulfur oxidation c-type cytochrome SoxX, translated to MSVLIMLASSACQPANSYQFASDVQVSGDAITAPLEGKSGDPDRGREIFSSRALGHCVLCHAIDGLDVDFQGDVGPALTNLGDRLTAEQIRMRIAGAQNIWPETVMPSYYRVDGLNRVGSEYKGKPALSAQQIEDLVAYLSSLKA
- a CDS encoding NAD(P)/FAD-dependent oxidoreductase, yielding MSTLFDLSRRHLLAGLAGTAALPALSPQAIAQTRARLVIVGGGFGGATAAKFLKHFLPDATVTLIEPNETFVACPFSNLVIGGQRSINQQTFTYDALRAIGVDVVHQTASDIDTDAHTVTLAEGGGTVGYDKLIMSPGVDIRWGALEGYDERAAEKMPHAWKAGAQTTLLRQQLEAMDDGGLVVMSAPLAPFRCPPGPYERASLIAHYLKTQKPDSKLLILDAKDTFSKKPLFMDAWAKLYPDHLEWRGAADFGRVVSVDPSTMTVSTDFEDITADVANIIPPQKAGDIADRAGVSDETGWCPINPLDFSSTLQPDIHVIGDATIAAPMPKSAFSANLQAKFCAMQIARQVAGLDVEPTVLANTCYSYIAPDQAISITGVYSNADGKLTSIEGAGGLSPEIADDSVRTAEAAQADAWFQTITQEAFG